A stretch of Sulfitobacter sp. THAF37 DNA encodes these proteins:
- a CDS encoding DUF1285 domain-containing protein — translation MSGQKTVTPSAESLAESAKAAKSRGMPPLEKWDPPFSGDMDMQIRRDGTWIHEGTPINRPELVKLFASILWREGDDYFLKTPVEKFGITVEDAPFIAIDFEAEGEGEDQSLHFVTNVEDHVTAGPDHPIRVVRDDQTGEPAPYVLVRRNLEALIDRKSFYRLVEMGVHRQGWFGLWSGGRFFGMIPSEELPQGQ, via the coding sequence ATGAGTGGACAAAAAACCGTGACCCCCTCGGCGGAAAGCCTCGCAGAGTCTGCAAAAGCGGCAAAATCGCGCGGAATGCCCCCGCTGGAAAAATGGGACCCGCCGTTTTCCGGAGATATGGACATGCAGATCCGGCGCGACGGAACATGGATTCATGAAGGCACGCCCATCAACCGACCGGAACTGGTCAAGTTGTTCGCATCGATTCTGTGGCGCGAGGGGGATGACTATTTCCTGAAAACGCCGGTGGAAAAATTCGGCATCACGGTAGAGGACGCTCCCTTCATCGCCATCGACTTCGAGGCGGAGGGTGAGGGAGAGGATCAGTCCCTGCATTTCGTGACAAACGTGGAGGATCACGTGACCGCCGGGCCGGACCATCCTATCCGGGTCGTGCGCGACGACCAGACGGGAGAACCCGCACCCTACGTTCTGGTGCGCCGCAATCTGGAGGCGCTCATCGACCGCAAGAGCTTTTACCGCCTGGTGGAGATGGGTGTGCACCGGCAAGGGTGGTTTGGCCTGTGGTCAGGCGGCAGGTTCTTTGGCATGATCCCGTCCGAGGAATTGCCGCAGGGCCAGTGA
- a CDS encoding hydroxypyruvate isomerase family protein, whose protein sequence is MKFAANLSLLWPELPFLDRFDAAAAAGFDAVEILFPYDTPAPETQAALGRNGLSLILINAPPPNYTGGPRGFAAQPDAVDRFRHDMRRAFRYATALGVPMIHVMAGEAQGDAARATFIENLRWAATEAPKGISLTIEPLNPVAMPGYFLNDYALAAEILAAVAAPNVALQYDSYHAQMIHGDAVAVLDAYRDIIAHVQIGDSPDRSAPGSGEVDFDQLFARLEATEYQGYVSGEYHPGGPTEKTLNWTKRR, encoded by the coding sequence GTGAAATTCGCCGCCAACCTGAGCCTTCTCTGGCCTGAGCTGCCGTTTCTCGACCGGTTCGATGCCGCGGCAGCGGCGGGCTTCGACGCGGTCGAGATTCTGTTTCCCTACGATACGCCCGCTCCGGAAACGCAGGCGGCGTTAGGCCGCAATGGTCTGTCGCTGATCCTGATCAACGCGCCCCCGCCCAACTACACCGGCGGCCCGCGTGGGTTTGCCGCGCAACCCGATGCGGTGGACCGGTTCCGTCACGACATGCGCCGTGCCTTTCGCTATGCCACGGCGCTGGGCGTGCCGATGATCCATGTCATGGCCGGAGAGGCCCAAGGCGATGCGGCGCGCGCTACTTTCATCGAAAACCTGCGCTGGGCTGCGACGGAGGCACCCAAGGGCATCAGCCTGACGATCGAGCCGCTGAATCCCGTGGCGATGCCCGGCTATTTTCTGAACGACTACGCTTTGGCCGCCGAAATCCTGGCCGCGGTCGCGGCCCCCAATGTCGCGCTGCAATACGACAGCTACCACGCGCAGATGATCCACGGCGACGCGGTGGCGGTGCTGGATGCATATCGCGACATCATCGCCCATGTGCAGATCGGCGACAGCCCCGACCGCAGCGCGCCGGGCAGCGGAGAGGTGGACTTTGACCAGCTTTTTGCCCGGCTCGAAGCGACGGAATATCAGGGGTATGTCAGCGGTGAATACCACCCCGGCGGTCCCACCGAGAAAACCCTGAACTGGACGAAGCGCCGATGA
- a CDS encoding DUF2798 domain-containing protein: MIPARYAPILFGLILSGLMSSMVSGIATLRAAGLGEGVFLLWMGAWMTSWAIAFPAVLLVAPLTRRLVDRLVRQG; the protein is encoded by the coding sequence ATGATCCCCGCCAGATACGCCCCGATCCTCTTTGGCCTGATCCTGTCGGGGCTGATGTCCAGCATGGTCTCCGGCATTGCCACACTGCGTGCCGCCGGGCTAGGCGAGGGGGTATTCCTGCTTTGGATGGGCGCATGGATGACAAGCTGGGCCATCGCCTTTCCGGCGGTCCTGCTGGTCGCGCCGCTGACCCGCCGTCTGGTGGACCGGCTGGTGCGCCAAGGATGA
- a CDS encoding fused MFS/spermidine synthase: MSQESVIRFSIIIALILALSAVGLTYEIAAGRVLAPFFGTSLLTWTTVIATVLGGFSLGSALGGIVAERPRAKALRDVRGALVATAVLMAVSPTLLGLIHAWGARGTGGMMLSVIVVFFPASVCVTIPSPLLAKLAIEARPGREGSSLGFVLAAGSVGAIFGAILAGFVALPLIGSTATFAACGASALLCLPFLRGGDTGTRGVTLAAAGFVAFAGVAGAPACQYESGLSCLHVSQRGPEVRLISDGTIQAAERLPPTGAEDGAVDLALSYTDWIWARMDRDLGPDTSVLFVGGGGYSLPTKLLSSRPEASALAVEIDPLVTKVVRMHMPHASDMIAGTGHVVNEEPEGGNRLGIVHADGRVLLNETNRRFDAAVMDAFSSGSVPAHLVTVETFARLREIVDGPVYVNLLDAPDGPLARGVQAILRQVYPHIQVVRGEVNARGRTNVLFAASPQPLDPLDPVPGGYVPARIAEARAFTDDRGWVGHR; this comes from the coding sequence ATGTCACAGGAGAGCGTTATCCGCTTTTCAATCATCATCGCCCTGATCCTCGCCCTGTCCGCCGTGGGGCTGACCTATGAAATTGCTGCTGGCCGCGTGCTTGCGCCGTTTTTCGGCACCTCACTGCTGACCTGGACAACGGTGATCGCGACAGTTCTGGGTGGCTTCTCGCTTGGCAGTGCGCTGGGTGGCATCGTGGCGGAACGCCCCCGCGCGAAAGCCCTGCGCGACGTACGCGGCGCGCTGGTCGCGACTGCCGTATTGATGGCTGTATCGCCCACACTGCTGGGCCTGATCCACGCATGGGGCGCACGCGGCACGGGCGGTATGATGCTGAGCGTGATCGTCGTGTTCTTCCCTGCCTCGGTCTGTGTCACCATCCCCTCGCCCCTGCTGGCCAAACTCGCCATAGAGGCGCGGCCGGGACGAGAAGGGTCTTCGCTGGGCTTTGTGCTGGCAGCCGGATCCGTAGGCGCCATCTTTGGTGCCATCCTCGCTGGTTTCGTGGCCCTGCCGCTGATCGGCTCCACCGCCACTTTCGCCGCCTGCGGCGCCTCGGCATTGCTGTGCCTGCCGTTCCTGCGCGGCGGGGATACAGGCACGCGCGGCGTTACACTGGCGGCTGCGGGTTTCGTTGCCTTTGCCGGCGTCGCGGGCGCACCGGCCTGTCAGTACGAATCCGGGCTGTCCTGCCTGCATGTGTCCCAGCGCGGCCCGGAAGTGCGGTTGATCTCGGACGGCACGATCCAGGCTGCGGAACGTCTGCCGCCAACCGGGGCGGAAGATGGTGCCGTTGATCTGGCGTTGAGCTACACCGACTGGATCTGGGCACGCATGGACCGCGATCTGGGGCCGGACACATCGGTTCTGTTCGTCGGCGGCGGCGGATACAGCCTACCGACAAAGCTGCTGTCTTCGCGCCCCGAAGCCAGCGCGCTGGCGGTAGAGATTGACCCGCTGGTGACAAAGGTGGTGCGGATGCACATGCCCCACGCCTCGGACATGATCGCAGGGACCGGCCATGTGGTTAACGAAGAACCGGAAGGCGGCAATCGGCTGGGGATCGTCCACGCGGACGGACGGGTGTTGCTGAACGAGACGAACCGCCGCTTCGATGCCGCGGTGATGGATGCGTTTTCCTCCGGCTCGGTTCCGGCGCACCTTGTCACGGTAGAGACCTTTGCCCGACTGCGCGAAATCGTCGACGGGCCGGTCTACGTCAACCTTCTGGACGCGCCCGATGGCCCCTTGGCGCGCGGCGTGCAGGCGATCCTGCGCCAGGTCTATCCGCATATCCAGGTCGTTCGCGGTGAGGTGAACGCGCGGGGACGCACCAACGTCCTGTTTGCCGCGTCTCCCCAACCGCTTGACCCTCTGGATCCCGTGCCTGGCGGTTATGTACCCGCCCGCATCGCGGAGGCCCGCGCCTTTACCGACGATCGCGGCTGGGTCGGGCACCGGTAG